TGGCCATACTTACATAATCAATCTGGATAtgatgaccttttcaactcaataagattatttaaaaaaaaatcaacaacataaataagACACATTTTCCCATTTAAAGTACAAAAAGTGTCACTctaaaaatagagaaaataaaaaaacaaataatatcatcatcatgacattcttcaaGAAAAATCTTGTGACATTTTGATAGCATGATATCTTGTCACACAATATATTGCCGAACCCTTAGCACATCCACATGAATGTGTCTGGTCtagatttatgtatttatctttatttatttttccaaatgtgGAGCTGCCTGAACAAACATGTTTGCTCATTTGGTggaaaataacaattattatcTGCAATGATTATCTATTCGCATTCCTCTATTTTGATAAAGATTTGTACAAAGCTAATTTCAAACTTGTCCAAATAACATAGATTTGTTTTCAAAGCAGATTTTGCGGTAATCTACTTCATCTTGCAACCCTTTGAATGGGTAGCTTCATCTTTGAATTATCACTGCTTTTAAACAAGCCAATCTAAACAGCCACTTGCTTTTATTAATAGCtacaaaacaaacataacaactacaacaaaaaacaaaaactaaaaaacaatgcagaaagttatttatttaagttattattattttcaaaggctgaaagacaaaaaactgtcaaaatgtttatttttggggggTGTTTATTTAAGCTTCAAGACATTTTAAGAAGAAACAAAATATACATTGGTGGATCaacatttcaattataatttctaCATATGGCACTTTTGCATAAAtatttgaagatggatggatggatggatggatggatggatggatggatagatagatagatagatagatagatagatagatagatagatagatagatagatagatagatagatagatacagtagatagatggatagatagatagatacagtagatagatagatagatagatagatagatagatagatagatagatacagtagatagatagatagatagatagatagatagatagatagatagatagatagatagatacagtaaatagatggatagatagatagatacagtagatagatggatagatagatagatacagtagatagatagatagatagatagatagatagatagatagatagatagatagatagatagatagatagatgatagatagatacactacaaacataaaaatgcacatatcttaaaaataatgttaaccctcattatttttcaataataaaaacaatacttttcctcattcttaatttttttaaatattttttaaacatttttggataaaaaagaaatccaactttttttattagtaaatTAAGAATAtagttttaaatcaaaattaaagttttaaaagCAATTTCATCGAACTgtttaataaattacaaaaaaagatttGATTAGTACATTTTAATTAGAATTTACAAACAGCTGTCTTTCATGGTACCAGGAGTCTCCAGTGTGTTTCTCCTGCGAGCAGCAGCCTCTAAGATCTTCTTCCTGGGTCCCAGCTGGATGCGAATGCCTTTCAGGTCTTCATCCGAGCAGAGCATCAGTGCCTCCAAGTCCAGATGTTCTCTGCTGAAGGCCGGAGCAAACTCTGTCAGGGAGATGGCCGACAGAAACACATCCAAAGGAGAGGTATCATCGTCATCGTCCAATCCCAGATCTTCTTGATCCCATGGAAGGTCAGCATCACCAGTGTCTCCAAAGCTAGCAGCATCTTCCTCTGTCTCAAACAACTGGTTTTGAACAAGGTAACCCAGACTCTCATTGTTCCTATTTGGAGCATCTTCAGACTCCAGCCCCATCTTTTTCATAAAGATCAGACCACCAAGACCAGGCCGATTGAGGATGGACTGTTTGACATGACCTGGTTCTTCTgtgccatcatcatcatcattttcgtAGCTTTCATTTCCTCCCTCCAACACGGCCTCGTCCTGCTCACTGAAAACATCCAGAAACTCCGGCTTCTCGGATGCTTTGTTGTCTTGTTTGAGGAAGATCACGTTATCATCTCCTCCTGATTTCTGTGCCGTGCCTTTATCTTTTATCCCAAGCTTCTTCTGAAGTGTACCTTTCATTCTTGCAGAAAGAGAGTCAGATGTCTTCGCAGCAATGAGCTTGGAATACTGCTCGTTGACACTTTTAATCGTGCCACCGTTGGCAAAAGTCGGTGCCATGCTTGCCTCCGACACAGACCCAGGATTGCTTGCTCCACGTTGCATTTTAGACATCTTGCTTTGGTGTTTCTTCTTCACCCCCTCACAAAGTTTCACACGTTCTTCTGCTTCTTTCACAGCTTTCTTCTTCAGGATTCCAACCTTCtttgggtttttgtttgtttgctgtgaGGCAGCAGCGTCCAGATAACGCACGCAGTCCATTCTGTCACGAGAGGCAGCGACGTCCATGGCTGTGTGGAAATCATTGTCCAGTGCAAACAGGTTGGCACCAAAGTTGACCAGGAAGCTGAGGATGTGCATGTGTCCGTTAGCCGCTGCAAGGTGCAAGGGTGTGTTCCCCCAGATGTCACTCCTGTTAGGATCCCCCCTGTGTGGcgcacacaaagaaacaacatgtATAGATTTAGTTCTATCTTTTTACATCCCTCTGATCAACATGTTTAGAAATGCATTGATTGCCACAGTCTTATGTGGAGATATTCACTTTGATGATCATTTCTGAGAGAAAGCCTGAAACtatttagaccagtggttcccaaccttttttggatcgtgaccccatttttatatgacAAATTTCTAGCAACCCCAAAGACTtttttgaaagtgtctattcgtacggttgccgtacggacaacctccggtgctattggtacgtttacagAAGTatacgtacgtagcgtcttagggttagggttatggttaacCCTGTATCGCAGCAATTTTTAGTGTTTGgtttaggtttacggttaggtttagtcttattCACGTGacataaactggccaatgattgacgtatcatgtgacctaaactggctaatgaggggcgctgcgtatggacagaatgtcggtatattgatactgcaaccgtacggatagccactgccgaCTTTTTTTCTAgcattagtttttaatcatgtttgttatactgtgttacaaatacagagtaaccAGGATTtgtacacaaagtgacaaggtgtgccagctcagataagttcatactgtttttatttaaactagataTATGTataagaaagtgaaagtacacaATACAGTTGATTaacattgtgtgttgtgttttaatttaatatatatatatatatatatatatatatatatatatatatatatatatatatatatatatatatatatatataatgttattCAGTAATTAATGGTATTAATTGAtacacatttcaggtgaccccatttaaattccaggcaaccccacatggggtcatgaccccaagtttgaaaaacattgatttaggcagtggttcattcattcattaatttagtttaaaaattaaTCTTGACTGTTGATTATTCTATGCCTTAGTCAAAAAGAACATGCAGCCTCATATAGAGTTAGCTGTTAAATAATAGAAGCAGCAATATTTTCCATTGTGTTGCTTTTACTAAAATAccttattaaaatatgttattaTGGCATAAAATAGGATAATACAGTGGAAGTCATGTATACAATTCACacataatgagaaaaaagtagatGTTATATGTCAATATTTCTCTATCAGTAAAGTTATCTATTTTCATTGTTCTATATAACGccaatttaaagaaataaatattttcacaaaGTTTTTTCTTTGACATGTTCTTTCACATTTAATCAGTAAGCTATTGGGGTTTACGGTCCTTCACTCCCGTGTCACATTATCACTGCAATAAAGGCTTTGATAGCAGTCTGAATGCATTGAGTTATCACAAATCTTAGCCTACGTCGACAGTGAACAAAGCAGAAAATACTGAGATATGTCCTACTAAATAACCCAGAAACATACTGTAGATGCtggtcttttgttgttttggatgGAGGCAGGAGGTGGAGATTGGGAGGTGGGGGGTTGAGAAATAAAGGACTCCTTTGTGTCACAGAATGGATGGATTCAGTTCATTAAAAATGTGGCTGCACTAATGGGAGAGAGATAATCAAAGATGGCAACTAAGTTTTTGCTCATGAAGTttgcacaaacaaaaaaaaagttctccTGTTCAttgttttagcttcttttttacacacacattttgAGTAAATATGattgtatttaaatgtattcaatTATTCAGGATAAAACTCCATGTTTATAATAAAGAGCGTGACTAAAACCCTAGTTTGACACGTGGAAGTAAAATGATGGAATTGGTTTAAAGAACAGATGATAGAAATGTCTTACTCTCTGCTACATATA
The Gouania willdenowi chromosome 8, fGouWil2.1, whole genome shotgun sequence genome window above contains:
- the anks4b gene encoding ankyrin repeat and SAM domain-containing protein 4B, which translates into the protein MSRYHKAAVDGYLDLLKEATRKDLNTADEDGMTPTLLAAFHGHVDALQLICSREGDPNRSDIWGNTPLHLAAANGHMHILSFLVNFGANLFALDNDFHTAMDVAASRDRMDCVRYLDAAASQQTNKNPKKVGILKKKAVKEAEERVKLCEGVKKKHQSKMSKMQRGASNPGSVSEASMAPTFANGGTIKSVNEQYSKLIAAKTSDSLSARMKGTLQKKLGIKDKGTAQKSGGDDNVIFLKQDNKASEKPEFLDVFSEQDEAVLEGGNESYENDDDDGTEEPGHVKQSILNRPGLGGLIFMKKMGLESEDAPNRNNESLGYLVQNQLFETEEDAASFGDTGDADLPWDQEDLGLDDDDDTSPLDVFLSAISLTEFAPAFSREHLDLEALMLCSDEDLKGIRIQLGPRKKILEAAARRRNTLETPGTMKDSCL